One stretch of Lacrimispora sphenoides DNA includes these proteins:
- the fabZ gene encoding 3-hydroxyacyl-ACP dehydratase FabZ, which produces MMLGIKEIQEIIPHRHPFLLVDCIEEFEPGVRAVGYKCVSYNEAFFQGHFPAEPVMPGVLIIEALAQVGTVAMLSMEENKGKIGYFGGIDKAKFKHKVIPGERLKLECEIIKRKGPVGVGKAIATVDGKLAASAELTFMIG; this is translated from the coding sequence ATGATGTTAGGTATTAAGGAGATTCAGGAGATTATTCCTCACAGACACCCGTTTTTACTGGTGGACTGCATCGAGGAGTTTGAGCCTGGAGTGAGAGCGGTTGGATATAAATGTGTGTCTTATAATGAAGCTTTTTTCCAGGGACATTTTCCGGCAGAGCCGGTAATGCCGGGAGTCCTTATCATAGAGGCCCTGGCACAGGTAGGTACAGTTGCAATGTTAAGCATGGAAGAGAATAAAGGGAAAATCGGTTATTTTGGTGGTATTGACAAGGCAAAATTCAAGCACAAGGTCATCCCGGGAGAAAGGCTTAAGCTGGAATGTGAGATCATTAAGCGCAAAGGCCCTGTGGGTGTGGGAAAGGCAATCGCAACCGTAGACGGGAAGCTGGCTGCCAGTGCGGAACTGACATTTATGATTGGGTAG
- the fabK gene encoding enoyl-[acyl-carrier-protein] reductase FabK produces MKTRITELLGVEHPIIQGGMAWVAEHHLAAAVSEAGGLGLIGGANAPGEVVRAEIRKAKELTGKTIGVNVMLLSPHAEDVAKVVVEEGIKVVTTGAGNPEKYMDMWKAAGIKVIPVVASVALAKRMEKYGADAVVAEGCESGGHIGEQTTMTLVPQIVDAVSIPVIAAGGIGDGRGIAAAFMLGAEAVQIGTRFVVAKESIVHDNYKQRIIKAKDIDSAVTGRSHGHPVRSLRNQMTREYARLEEEGKSFEELEYMTLGTLRKAVQEGDITNGTVMAGQIAGMISREQTCKEMIDEMMEQAERLLGR; encoded by the coding sequence ATGAAAACCAGAATTACCGAACTTTTGGGAGTGGAACATCCGATTATCCAGGGCGGTATGGCCTGGGTGGCTGAGCATCATCTGGCGGCGGCCGTGTCGGAAGCCGGAGGTCTAGGCCTCATCGGCGGGGCAAATGCTCCCGGCGAGGTGGTACGGGCGGAGATCCGCAAGGCAAAGGAACTGACGGGAAAAACCATCGGAGTCAATGTCATGCTGTTAAGCCCTCACGCAGAGGATGTGGCAAAGGTAGTGGTAGAGGAAGGCATCAAGGTGGTGACCACCGGAGCCGGAAACCCGGAAAAATATATGGATATGTGGAAGGCAGCAGGAATCAAGGTGATTCCGGTGGTTGCTTCCGTGGCGCTGGCAAAGAGAATGGAGAAATACGGCGCAGATGCAGTAGTGGCAGAAGGATGTGAATCCGGCGGCCATATCGGCGAGCAGACGACCATGACGTTAGTTCCCCAGATAGTGGATGCAGTATCCATACCGGTGATCGCTGCCGGCGGTATCGGAGACGGACGGGGAATCGCCGCAGCATTCATGCTGGGAGCAGAGGCTGTCCAGATCGGAACCAGGTTTGTAGTTGCAAAGGAATCCATTGTCCATGATAACTACAAGCAGCGGATTATCAAGGCAAAGGATATTGATTCTGCAGTAACCGGACGCAGCCATGGCCATCCCGTAAGGTCTTTGAGAAACCAGATGACCAGGGAGTATGCAAGACTGGAAGAGGAAGGCAAATCCTTTGAAGAATTGGAATATATGACCCTTGGAACTCTAAGAAAAGCAGTTCAGGAGGGGGATATCACAAACGGCACGGTTATGGCCGGACAGATTGCAGGTATGATTTCCAGGGAACAGACCTGCAAAGAAATGATTGATGAGATGATGGAACAGGCAGAACGATTGCTTGGCCGTTAA
- a CDS encoding acetyl-CoA carboxylase biotin carboxylase subunit, whose protein sequence is MFDKILIANRGEIAVRIIRACREMGIKTVAVYSEADRESLHTLLADEAICIGPAPSTQSYLNMERILTATVAMKADAIHPGFGFLSENARFAELCEKCNITFIGPSAAVIGKMGNKSEARKTMIEAGVPVIPGGKEAVRQVQEAKAMAERIGFPVMIKASSGGGGKGMRISRSLEDFEANFKNAQMESVKGFSDDTMYIEKYIEKPRHIEFQIMADKFGNVVHLGERDCSIQRRHQKVLEESPSAAISEELRNRMGEIAVCAAKAVHYENAGTIEFLLDKHKNFYFMEMNTRIQVEHPVTEMVTGLDLIKEQIRIAAGEPLSVRQEDVAITGHAIECRVNAENPSKNFMPCPGLIKNVHVPGGNGVRIDTHIYNEYKVPANYDSMLMKMIVHGKDREEAILKMRSALGELIIEGIETNVDFQFDILSHEAYRDGDVDTDFIPKYFPDYVR, encoded by the coding sequence ATGTTTGATAAGATTTTAATTGCCAACCGCGGAGAGATTGCGGTACGTATCATAAGGGCCTGCAGGGAAATGGGGATTAAAACGGTTGCTGTTTATTCAGAGGCGGATCGGGAGAGTCTTCATACCTTATTAGCCGATGAGGCAATCTGCATTGGTCCGGCCCCCTCGACCCAGAGCTACTTAAACATGGAGAGGATCCTCACGGCCACTGTAGCCATGAAAGCGGATGCCATTCATCCAGGCTTTGGCTTTTTATCGGAAAATGCCAGGTTTGCGGAACTTTGTGAAAAGTGTAACATTACCTTTATCGGCCCATCTGCAGCAGTAATAGGGAAGATGGGAAATAAATCCGAGGCCAGAAAGACCATGATAGAAGCAGGGGTCCCTGTGATCCCAGGCGGAAAGGAAGCGGTCCGCCAGGTACAAGAGGCGAAGGCAATGGCGGAAAGGATCGGTTTTCCTGTTATGATCAAGGCTTCCTCAGGAGGCGGCGGGAAAGGTATGAGGATTTCCAGAAGCCTGGAGGATTTCGAGGCTAATTTTAAGAATGCCCAGATGGAGTCCGTAAAGGGATTTTCTGATGATACCATGTATATTGAAAAATATATTGAAAAGCCAAGGCATATTGAATTTCAGATTATGGCGGATAAGTTTGGAAATGTAGTGCATCTGGGGGAACGTGACTGTTCCATTCAAAGACGCCATCAAAAGGTGCTTGAAGAATCCCCGTCAGCAGCTATCTCTGAGGAGTTAAGGAACCGCATGGGAGAGATTGCGGTCTGCGCGGCCAAGGCCGTTCACTATGAGAATGCAGGAACGATTGAGTTCCTTTTGGATAAACATAAAAATTTTTATTTTATGGAAATGAACACCCGAATCCAGGTGGAGCATCCGGTGACGGAAATGGTAACCGGCCTGGATTTAATCAAGGAACAGATCCGGATCGCAGCAGGAGAGCCATTAAGTGTAAGGCAGGAGGATGTAGCCATTACAGGCCATGCCATTGAATGCAGAGTCAATGCAGAAAATCCATCGAAAAACTTCATGCCCTGTCCTGGCCTTATAAAAAATGTCCATGTGCCCGGAGGCAATGGAGTCCGCATAGACACACACATTTACAACGAATATAAGGTTCCGGCCAATTATGATTCCATGCTAATGAAGATGATCGTCCACGGAAAAGACCGGGAGGAAGCCATCTTAAAGATGAGAAGTGCTCTTGGAGAACTGATCATCGAGGGGATTGAGACAAATGTGGATTTTCAGTTTGATATCCTGAGTCATGAAGCTTACCGGGATGGAGATGTGGATACGGATTTTATTCCCAAATATTTTCCGGATTATGTCCGGTAG
- the fabF gene encoding beta-ketoacyl-ACP synthase II: MKRRVVVTGMGAITPIGKDVESFWNGLKENKVGIGPITQFDTTDYKAKLAAEVKDFDPKDYMDVKAAKRMERFAQFAVAASKEALETSGIDIKKEDPYRVGVSVGSGIGSLQALERENKKLLEKGPGRVNPLLVPLMISNMAAGNVGIQFGLKGKCINVVTACATGTHSIGEAFRSIQYGEADVMVAGGAEASITPIGVAGFTALTALTTADDPLRASIPFDKDRSGFVMGEGAGVVILEELEHALSRNAVIYGEVVGYGSTCDAYHITSPAEDGSGAARAMTEAIKDGGIAPENIDYVNAHGTSTHHNDLFETLAIKTALGDHAKDVKISSTKSMVGHLLGAAGGIEFIACVKSIRDGFVHATAGLLEEGEGCDLDYTKGEGVACDVTYAISNSLGFGGHNASILVKKFEQ, translated from the coding sequence ATGAAGAGAAGAGTGGTAGTAACCGGTATGGGTGCCATTACCCCAATCGGGAAAGATGTAGAGAGCTTTTGGAATGGCTTAAAGGAAAATAAGGTGGGGATCGGACCGATCACCCAGTTTGATACAACGGATTATAAAGCAAAACTGGCTGCCGAGGTAAAGGATTTTGATCCAAAGGATTATATGGATGTGAAGGCAGCAAAACGTATGGAACGCTTTGCACAGTTTGCCGTGGCGGCTTCAAAGGAAGCCTTAGAGACGTCAGGCATTGACATCAAAAAGGAAGACCCTTACCGGGTGGGCGTAAGCGTTGGTTCAGGAATCGGAAGCTTACAGGCCCTGGAGAGGGAGAATAAAAAGCTTTTGGAAAAAGGACCGGGCAGGGTAAATCCCCTTCTGGTTCCTCTGATGATATCTAATATGGCGGCCGGAAACGTGGGAATCCAGTTCGGATTAAAAGGTAAGTGCATCAATGTGGTAACTGCCTGTGCCACTGGAACCCATTCCATTGGGGAAGCCTTCCGTTCCATCCAATACGGAGAAGCGGATGTCATGGTGGCGGGAGGAGCAGAAGCCAGCATCACCCCGATCGGCGTGGCAGGATTTACGGCTCTTACGGCACTTACGACTGCAGACGATCCCCTGCGTGCCTCCATCCCATTTGATAAAGACAGAAGCGGCTTTGTTATGGGAGAAGGAGCAGGCGTGGTTATTTTAGAAGAGCTGGAGCATGCGCTCTCAAGAAATGCGGTCATATACGGTGAAGTGGTTGGCTACGGTTCAACCTGTGACGCTTACCACATCACATCCCCGGCTGAGGATGGAAGCGGTGCGGCAAGAGCCATGACCGAGGCCATAAAGGATGGGGGAATTGCTCCTGAGAATATAGATTATGTGAATGCCCATGGTACCAGCACTCACCATAATGACCTGTTTGAGACCCTAGCCATTAAGACTGCTTTAGGGGACCATGCAAAGGATGTAAAGATCAGCTCCACCAAGTCCATGGTGGGCCATCTCTTAGGCGCTGCAGGAGGGATCGAGTTCATTGCCTGTGTAAAATCCATCCGGGATGGCTTTGTTCATGCAACTGCCGGCCTTTTAGAAGAAGGAGAAGGCTGTGATCTGGATTATACCAAAGGGGAAGGTGTTGCCTGTGATGTAACATATGCCATCAGCAACTCCCTGGGATTCGGCGGACATAATGCCAGCATTCTTGTGAAGAAGTTTGAACAATAG
- a CDS encoding acetyl-CoA carboxylase carboxyltransferase subunit alpha, whose translation MLKSMFKKTYTLIDSKYKAPEKAEEPGIPEGLWRKCNKCCQPIYVEDVRSNHFICPKCKGYFRLHAYQRIEMVADEGTFEEWDKEMEFKNPLDFPGYEKKVAAAREKTGLSEAIVTGYCEMNGQKAAIGVCDSRFIMSSMGHVMGEKIARAVERATKEKLPVIIFACSGGARMQEGIVSLMQMAKTSAALKRHHKAGQLFISVLTDPTTGGVTASFAMLGDIILAEPFALIGFAGPRVIEQTIGQKLPEGFQRAEFLLEHGFIDKIVPREEMKETLANILRLHNPQSSQGLPVDNRTKAESNGGKKKVLRLKRNKRSAWDTVLLSRSSDRPVASDYIHALYDDFMEFAGDRYYKDDGAIIGGIASFHGIPVTVIGQEKGKNTKDNIRRNFGMPSPDGYRKALRLMKQAEAFGRPVICFVDTPGAFCGLEAEERGQGEAIARNLFEMADLTVPVLSIVIGEGGSGGALAMAVGNEVWMMENSIYSILSPEGFASILYKDSKKANDAARVMKITARDLMELGLIERVISEEEPACADNLDRIAEEMDKAMEEFFATYLTMTKEELADQRYERFRRM comes from the coding sequence ATGTTAAAAAGCATGTTTAAGAAAACCTATACATTAATAGACAGCAAATACAAGGCTCCTGAAAAAGCAGAGGAACCGGGCATTCCGGAAGGGCTGTGGAGGAAGTGCAATAAATGCTGTCAGCCCATCTATGTGGAGGATGTGCGAAGCAATCATTTCATCTGTCCAAAATGCAAGGGATATTTCCGTCTTCATGCTTACCAAAGGATTGAGATGGTAGCGGATGAGGGGACCTTTGAGGAATGGGATAAGGAGATGGAATTTAAAAATCCCCTTGATTTTCCGGGCTATGAAAAGAAGGTTGCAGCAGCCAGGGAAAAAACCGGGCTTTCCGAAGCCATTGTCACCGGCTACTGTGAAATGAATGGCCAGAAGGCAGCGATCGGAGTCTGTGATTCCCGTTTCATCATGAGCAGCATGGGTCATGTGATGGGGGAAAAGATCGCAAGAGCCGTAGAGCGGGCGACGAAGGAGAAGCTTCCGGTGATCATCTTTGCATGTTCTGGAGGAGCCAGGATGCAGGAGGGGATCGTATCACTCATGCAGATGGCAAAGACTTCGGCCGCCTTAAAGCGCCATCACAAGGCAGGCCAGCTTTTTATCAGTGTCCTTACAGATCCTACCACAGGCGGGGTGACGGCCAGTTTTGCCATGTTGGGTGACATCATTCTGGCAGAGCCTTTCGCCCTGATCGGATTTGCAGGCCCCCGGGTAATTGAACAGACCATAGGTCAGAAGCTGCCGGAAGGATTCCAGAGAGCGGAATTTTTGCTTGAACATGGCTTCATTGATAAGATCGTACCCAGGGAAGAGATGAAGGAAACCTTGGCTAACATCTTAAGGCTCCACAATCCCCAAAGCAGTCAGGGCCTTCCTGTGGATAACCGTACAAAAGCGGAATCAAATGGTGGAAAAAAGAAGGTTCTCCGGTTGAAAAGGAATAAAAGGAGCGCCTGGGATACCGTATTGCTTTCCAGAAGCTCGGACCGGCCGGTGGCATCGGATTACATTCATGCACTGTATGATGATTTCATGGAGTTTGCCGGGGATCGTTACTATAAAGATGACGGAGCAATTATAGGCGGGATCGCTTCCTTCCATGGAATTCCCGTTACGGTCATCGGACAGGAAAAGGGGAAGAATACAAAGGATAACATCAGGCGCAATTTTGGAATGCCATCACCCGATGGATACCGGAAGGCTCTGCGTCTGATGAAACAGGCGGAAGCCTTTGGCCGTCCGGTCATTTGTTTTGTGGATACACCGGGAGCCTTCTGCGGTCTGGAGGCTGAAGAAAGGGGCCAGGGAGAGGCCATCGCCAGAAATTTATTTGAAATGGCAGATTTAACCGTGCCGGTTCTTTCCATTGTTATAGGAGAGGGCGGCAGCGGCGGCGCTCTTGCCATGGCGGTTGGAAATGAAGTCTGGATGATGGAGAATTCCATTTATTCTATTCTATCCCCCGAGGGCTTTGCTTCGATTTTATATAAAGACAGCAAAAAGGCAAATGACGCGGCCAGGGTCATGAAGATTACGGCCAGGGATTTGATGGAGTTAGGTCTCATAGAGCGGGTGATCTCAGAAGAAGAACCGGCCTGTGCGGATAATCTTGACCGAATAGCGGAAGAAATGGATAAGGCCATGGAAGAATTTTTTGCCACTTACCTTACCATGACAAAGGAAGAACTTGCAGATCAAAGATATGAAAGATTTAGGAGAATGTAA
- a CDS encoding NAD(P)H-dependent flavin oxidoreductase, whose protein sequence is MGTLKPLIIGELVANHPVIQGGMGVGISLSSLAGAVAKAGGIGIISTAQIGFREPDFKENPLEANLRAIGQEMKKAREIAPEGIIGFNIMVATKSYASYVKKAVKAGADLIISGAGLPVSLPEYVAEAAEEAGVALKTKIAPIVSTVKSAMVICKMWDRKYHQAPDLVVVEGPLAGGHLGFSREDLVNLGVDTEDVEHTYKQAEYEEEVKGIIRLVKEYGDKYNKVIPVVTAGGIYSHEDVMHQLSLGADGVQLATRFVTTEECDAPEAFKQAYLHAKKEDIVITKSPVGMPGRAIKNPFLKTVGDTPFRLEHCYQCLDKCDRKTIPYCITKALVNSAEGRTGEGLVFCGSKAHLATRMETVEEVMKDLVGEN, encoded by the coding sequence ATGGGAACATTAAAACCTTTGATAATAGGAGAGCTGGTGGCAAACCATCCGGTGATCCAGGGCGGTATGGGAGTAGGAATCAGTCTTTCTTCTTTAGCAGGAGCAGTGGCAAAGGCCGGAGGGATCGGAATCATTTCTACGGCTCAGATCGGTTTTCGGGAGCCGGATTTTAAAGAGAATCCATTGGAAGCAAATCTGCGGGCCATTGGACAGGAAATGAAAAAGGCAAGAGAAATCGCGCCGGAGGGCATCATTGGGTTTAACATTATGGTTGCCACGAAAAGTTATGCCAGCTATGTGAAAAAAGCGGTAAAGGCGGGAGCAGATCTTATCATATCCGGAGCCGGGCTTCCTGTAAGCCTGCCGGAATATGTGGCAGAGGCAGCGGAAGAGGCCGGAGTCGCGTTAAAAACAAAGATAGCTCCCATTGTATCAACGGTAAAGTCTGCTATGGTTATTTGCAAGATGTGGGACCGTAAATACCATCAGGCGCCTGACCTGGTAGTAGTGGAAGGGCCTCTGGCAGGAGGACACTTAGGATTTTCCAGAGAGGATCTGGTAAACCTTGGGGTGGATACAGAGGATGTGGAACACACCTATAAGCAGGCGGAATATGAAGAAGAAGTAAAAGGCATTATCCGGCTGGTAAAGGAATATGGAGATAAGTACAATAAGGTGATCCCGGTCGTGACCGCGGGAGGTATTTACTCCCATGAGGATGTCATGCACCAGCTCTCCCTAGGAGCCGACGGCGTCCAGTTGGCGACCCGGTTTGTTACCACCGAGGAATGCGATGCACCGGAAGCGTTTAAGCAGGCCTATCTTCATGCAAAGAAAGAAGATATCGTCATTACCAAAAGTCCGGTGGGAATGCCAGGAAGGGCTATTAAGAATCCTTTCTTAAAGACCGTGGGAGACACTCCTTTCCGTCTGGAGCATTGCTATCAATGTTTGGACAAATGCGACAGGAAGACCATTCCTTATTGTATTACGAAGGCTTTGGTTAACTCCGCAGAAGGGAGAACCGGAGAAGGGCTTGTCTTTTGCGGCAGCAAGGCTCATCTTGCAACCCGGATGGAAACGGTAGAAGAGGTTATGAAAGATCTGGTTGGTGAGAATTGA
- the acpP gene encoding acyl carrier protein — MLEKMQEIIAEQLNVEASKITAESSFKEDLGADSLDLFELVMALEDEYSVEIPSEDLEKLTTVQQVMDYIKAKGVEA, encoded by the coding sequence ATGTTAGAGAAAATGCAGGAAATTATCGCAGAGCAGTTAAACGTGGAGGCAAGTAAAATTACCGCCGAATCCTCCTTCAAAGAGGACTTAGGAGCAGATTCTCTGGATTTGTTTGAGCTTGTTATGGCTCTTGAGGATGAGTATTCTGTTGAAATTCCATCTGAGGATTTAGAGAAACTGACTACGGTTCAGCAGGTTATGGACTATATAAAAGCGAAGGGCGTGGAAGCGTAA
- the accB gene encoding acetyl-CoA carboxylase biotin carboxyl carrier protein encodes MEINDIIRLMQAVKENDLTSFRMEEGDLKLSIKKEKEREFVTISGNSVVQTEVAAGVFAQQAVPAVTPAGKPVEGAGNDICSDKLVSSPLVGTFYNASSPESEPFVKVGDQVKKGQVLGIIEAMKLMNEIECEFDGVVDAILIGNEDVVEYGQPLFRIR; translated from the coding sequence ATGGAGATCAATGATATTATCAGGCTGATGCAGGCTGTGAAAGAAAATGATTTAACCAGCTTTAGAATGGAAGAGGGAGACTTAAAGCTTTCCATTAAGAAAGAAAAAGAAAGAGAATTCGTGACAATATCCGGAAATTCTGTGGTTCAGACAGAAGTGGCAGCAGGTGTTTTCGCCCAGCAGGCGGTTCCCGCGGTCACTCCAGCCGGAAAGCCCGTGGAAGGGGCAGGAAATGATATCTGTTCGGATAAGCTTGTATCCTCTCCTCTGGTGGGAACTTTTTATAATGCGTCGTCTCCTGAAAGTGAACCATTTGTAAAGGTTGGAGATCAGGTTAAGAAGGGGCAGGTCTTAGGTATTATCGAAGCCATGAAGCTGATGAATGAGATTGAATGTGAATTTGATGGCGTGGTGGATGCCATTTTGATAGGTAACGAAGATGTGGTGGAGTACGGTCAGCCTCTGTTCCGTATCCGGTAA
- the fabG gene encoding 3-oxoacyl-[acyl-carrier-protein] reductase: MLDGKIAVVTGAAKGIGRAIAVKLADQGATVIINYNGSDSQAMEVVKEIEEKGGKAEAVQCNVAEYESVGVLLEGVIKKYGKLDILVNNAGITRDNLLMKMSEEDFDAVINTNLKGVFNCMKHVARQMIKQKSGRIINISSVSGVLGNAGQANYCAAKAGVIGITKSFAREAASRGITVNAIAPGFIHTAMTEVLPESVKAASLEQIPMKRFGAVEDIAGVAAFLASEEAGYITGQVISVDGGMAM, encoded by the coding sequence ATGTTAGATGGTAAGATAGCAGTGGTGACCGGAGCCGCCAAAGGAATCGGAAGGGCAATTGCCGTAAAGCTGGCAGACCAGGGAGCAACCGTGATTATTAATTATAATGGTTCCGATTCCCAGGCCATGGAAGTAGTGAAGGAGATCGAAGAAAAGGGCGGTAAGGCAGAAGCCGTTCAGTGTAACGTAGCAGAATATGAAAGCGTGGGCGTATTATTAGAAGGTGTGATAAAGAAATACGGTAAGCTGGATATTCTTGTGAACAATGCAGGGATCACACGGGATAATCTGCTGATGAAGATGTCTGAAGAAGATTTTGATGCGGTGATCAATACCAATTTAAAAGGGGTATTCAACTGCATGAAGCATGTTGCCCGCCAGATGATCAAGCAAAAGAGCGGAAGGATCATAAATATTTCCTCTGTCTCCGGCGTGTTAGGCAATGCGGGGCAGGCAAATTACTGTGCAGCCAAGGCTGGTGTTATCGGTATCACCAAGTCTTTTGCCAGAGAGGCCGCAAGCAGAGGAATCACAGTAAATGCAATAGCCCCCGGTTTTATCCATACGGCGATGACTGAGGTTCTGCCGGAATCCGTAAAGGCAGCATCCTTAGAACAGATCCCGATGAAACGTTTTGGAGCAGTAGAAGATATTGCCGGAGTGGCAGCATTTCTGGCATCAGAGGAAGCTGGGTACATCACTGGTCAGGTGATCAGTGTGGATGGCGGCATGGCTATGTAA
- the uraA gene encoding uracil permease, with protein MESKKIIQVEEKVPFKLLVPLSIQHMFAMFGASVLVPFIFGINPAVVLFMNGMGTLFFIFITKGKAPAYLGSSFAFLAPAGIVISKWGYNYALGGFVAVGICGCVVALIIYKFGSDWIDIVLPPAAMGPVVALIGLELAGTAAANAGLKDEMIDMRNVIVFLVTLLTAVLGSVVFRKFLSVIPILVAIIVGYVAALLCGVVDFSEVSTAAWLSLPNFAAPKFKWEAIVIILPVLLVVTSEHIGHQIVTSKIVDRDLIKDPGLHRSLLGDYISTTFSGLVGSVPTTTYGENIGVMAMTKVYSVYVIGGAAVLSVACSFIGKMTTLINTIPGPVIGGISFLLYGMIGASGIRILVDAQVDYGKSRNMAMTSVIFVTGLSGVAVKFGSIQLSGMVLACVVGMLMGLMFFVLDKLNLTNDRDHA; from the coding sequence ATGGAAAGCAAGAAAATCATTCAGGTAGAAGAGAAAGTGCCATTTAAGTTGCTGGTGCCTTTAAGTATCCAGCATATGTTCGCAATGTTCGGGGCATCGGTCCTGGTTCCTTTTATATTTGGAATCAACCCGGCAGTTGTACTGTTCATGAATGGAATGGGAACATTATTTTTTATTTTCATAACAAAGGGAAAAGCACCGGCATACCTTGGCTCCAGTTTTGCGTTCCTGGCACCGGCAGGAATTGTTATCAGCAAATGGGGCTATAATTATGCCCTGGGCGGGTTTGTGGCCGTGGGGATTTGCGGTTGTGTTGTGGCACTGATTATTTATAAATTCGGTTCAGACTGGATTGATATCGTTCTTCCTCCGGCGGCTATGGGACCGGTTGTGGCACTGATTGGACTTGAGCTTGCTGGAACAGCGGCAGCCAATGCAGGCCTGAAGGATGAAATGATTGATATGAGAAATGTCATTGTATTTCTGGTAACTCTACTGACAGCGGTACTTGGTTCTGTGGTATTCAGAAAATTCTTATCTGTTATCCCGATTCTGGTTGCAATTATTGTAGGATATGTGGCAGCACTTTTATGTGGTGTTGTAGATTTTAGTGAGGTCAGCACCGCAGCATGGTTGTCCTTGCCTAATTTTGCAGCACCGAAGTTTAAATGGGAAGCAATTGTCATTATTCTTCCAGTACTTCTGGTCGTTACTTCAGAACATATCGGCCATCAGATTGTAACCAGTAAAATTGTAGATAGAGATTTGATAAAGGATCCCGGACTACATCGCTCTCTGCTGGGAGATTATATATCAACTACATTTTCTGGTCTTGTTGGTTCTGTACCCACCACCACATATGGGGAAAATATCGGTGTTATGGCTATGACAAAGGTTTACAGCGTCTATGTTATCGGGGGAGCGGCTGTTCTTTCCGTTGCCTGCTCTTTCATCGGAAAGATGACGACATTAATCAATACAATTCCAGGACCGGTAATCGGGGGAATTTCCTTCTTACTGTATGGAATGATCGGAGCCTCAGGCATTCGTATTCTGGTTGATGCACAGGTTGATTATGGTAAATCCAGAAATATGGCCATGACCTCCGTGATTTTTGTAACAGGACTTTCCGGAGTTGCCGTAAAGTTTGGAAGCATTCAGTTATCAGGTATGGTTCTTGCATGTGTAGTGGGCATGCTGATGGGCCTGATGTTCTTTGTCCTGGACAAGCTGAATCTTACAAATGACAGGGATCATGCGTAA
- the fabD gene encoding ACP S-malonyltransferase encodes MSKIAFIFPGQGAQYCGMGQDFYEQTKIGKETYDMASSLLGFDLPELCFEKNDRLDITEYTQAAMVTTSIAMMRVLEAEKGIRPQVTAGLSLGEYCALAAAGVMNDADAIRTVRQRGILMQEAVPNGIGAMAAILALDALTIEEVLSGMEGVQIANYNCPGQIVISGKKEAVEAANEKLLAAGAKRALMLNVSGPFHSSMLTGAGEKLGEVLKGVEIKTPQIPYVANVTAQYVTASEMVKPLLKEQVYSSVRWQQSVETMVADGVDTFIEIGPGKTLAGFIKKITKDARVFNIEKLEDMAKLINFS; translated from the coding sequence ATGAGCAAGATTGCATTTATTTTCCCAGGCCAGGGTGCGCAGTACTGCGGTATGGGCCAGGATTTTTATGAGCAGACAAAGATTGGAAAAGAAACATATGATATGGCTTCCAGCCTGCTTGGTTTTGACCTACCGGAGCTTTGCTTTGAAAAGAATGACCGGCTGGATATTACGGAATATACTCAGGCAGCCATGGTGACCACCAGCATTGCCATGATGCGGGTGCTGGAAGCAGAAAAGGGCATAAGACCGCAGGTAACTGCCGGTTTAAGCCTGGGAGAATACTGTGCGCTTGCGGCTGCAGGCGTCATGAACGATGCAGATGCCATCCGGACTGTCAGGCAGAGGGGAATCCTCATGCAGGAAGCGGTTCCTAATGGGATCGGAGCCATGGCGGCTATTCTGGCACTGGATGCCTTAACGATTGAAGAAGTATTAAGCGGTATGGAGGGAGTCCAGATCGCCAATTACAACTGCCCGGGGCAGATTGTAATATCAGGTAAAAAAGAGGCTGTGGAAGCAGCAAATGAAAAGCTTCTGGCAGCAGGTGCAAAACGGGCGCTGATGTTAAATGTCAGCGGGCCTTTCCATTCCTCCATGCTCACCGGTGCGGGGGAGAAATTGGGAGAGGTGCTTAAGGGCGTGGAAATAAAAACCCCTCAGATTCCCTACGTGGCGAATGTGACAGCCCAGTATGTAACCGCCAGTGAAATGGTAAAGCCTTTGCTTAAGGAGCAGGTGTATTCTTCCGTGCGGTGGCAGCAGAGTGTGGAAACCATGGTAGCAGACGGTGTGGATACCTTTATCGAAATCGGGCCGGGTAAGACATTGGCCGGGTTCATTAAGAAGATTACGAAGGACGCAAGAGTCTTTAATATAGAGAAGCTGGAAGATATGGCGAAATTGATCAATTTTTCCTAA